In Planococcus citri chromosome 4, ihPlaCitr1.1, whole genome shotgun sequence, the genomic window TGCTTACGAATTTGTGAGTATGTACTTATTGACACTTGATTACATAAATCACTACTCATTAGATAGTTGCCATACCTACTCAGGCTTACGACTAGTCGACTACATATGCAATATATGCATCTAATATGTTCAATAATACGTATATTTCACCTCGATGCACTCGCTAATTTAAATAAgacgaaaaatggaaaaaataatgtttcatttttttgtccaattGATACTCCAACGTATTAAAAATGTACGTGTAGGTAGCTCTAGCTAGCTAGTTTACCTACGTATATGAAAATAACCCCCTCGTGTTTGAATTTCTTTCAGCGTGCCAGAAAATCATCCAGCAAAGGTTGACCAGTTCGGTTTACTCGTCGGCATCGGATTCGCGTCCAGCTACCCCCGGTACGCCTAGCACAGCTAGTTCGATGTCGCTGAATCATTTCAATAGTATGAAACATCTCGCGTCGCCTTCGCCGTCGCCGTGTTCTAATTTGATTATACCGACGACGCCGTATGGAGTATATACGTCACCTAATTCACCCAATCATCTGCCGTACTCGATGCCTTGTAAGGTGAGTGTAAAAAGAAGTACATTTTCATTGTGaggtattttagaaaattcgagTTCTCAATCTCatctttgaaatttcttatgaaTGAAGTGGTATGACtcagtcttgaaaatttttcactaaagAAATTGATAACTTGAACCCTTCGCGATCCAACTCGCCTGCGACTTTTCAATTACGCTAAAAACGATTAATCatcgaaggagaaaaaaaaacaccgaagaCAGATTATCATAGACAGAGACACTATACGTAATTTATATCGAGACATTgtagtaaaagaaaaaaaaatacataacttAAACGGATACGTATTACATATACCTTAACAAATTACTAACACTTTAACTTACCATAGCCTAATGAGAATTTGATGAGATAAACGTTTCCGCACGAAAGACCACAACTATGGCAAGTACgcggatttttttcatcgcgtcTACCCATAAAAAGGGCTCGAATGGTTCGTAGTATACCATACTGTGGTATTCAATTATCGCGCAGTGGCAATAGCGGAAGTTGCACCTTATGTATCCAATCCACGAAGGATTTTCTTCATTAATTTATTGCCAAACAATGGTGGTAGGGAGGTAGTTATATTCCATATGCTGAGATAAGGTTtcattgtacgagtacatacttacGAGAAATAgaagattgaaaataaatatctacGCCTAGCCTCGTCCCTCGTCGTTGTGGTCGTCTCGAGTACTATACCCGCCGCCGTGTCAGAGTGAAATTGTTTTAGTCGTTTTAAAAGGCAAAAATACCCATTTCCCAGTTCCCATTTTGGTTAAACGGCGCTCGCGAGTAATCCGTTCTGCCCAACTTTGCTCCTATCTCAGAATGTAGAGCGAATAAACGAGATTAAATTAGAAAGAAATGGCATTTTAAAATACGCTCGCCGTAGGatgccaaaataaaaatacgaagaAAGTAAGTCGAGTGTAATTTAGCTGATTACTTCCGAAATAAAAGAGTCTACGTATAAGGACGTAGTTGAAAAGGAATTAAAAGGAGTGCAGTGTACTTTTGGTGGGGAAAAACATACAGGGTGTTCTTATAATGATATCGAGTAATTTACCTAATAATTTATACTCGTAGAGCTACTTGATTGCACACGTGTAAATTAAGTTGccgattttgagaataaaaGGGACTATCAGGGCTATGTGATCAAATATACGTATCAATGTGGTTTTCTGAATATTATAAATCAATGAAATGGTTTTTAGTTCACTTTTTgcaaatgatttcaaatttttttcgatttcaattttatgcccaatttgacaaaaattatctaTGTTTTATCTACTTAcgctattttatttttgtagtattattgtcagaaaaaaatttcggtaTTTTGTGTTGCTTTTAGAATGATTGGCAATGcttcggtgaaattttcacattttttcctgcattttcagtcattttcgtgttggttttttaatctttttcacaattttatgtaattttttcttatattaTGAGAAATTCTTACTACATaaatttagattatttttacttacttaatttgcaatattttttaaaaaaaagattcgTCCAATTTTTCGTTaagttgctaaaaatttcaagtattttaaacattttcctcttttttttttggatcaattttgccatttttttgtcaattttaggaAATTGTGTCAATActtatttctgcaatttttgcaatatggatatttttctttaatattttttgatttttttaaacttttcatgcaaattttgctgattttctgATCATTTCCAGCAATCTTGGTCccgttttttgtgatttttgcagtgcaaatttttcgaaattttatttccaCAATTTTCATGTCTATTTTTCGGACTTTTTTCCTGGTTTTacatctttttaaaataatttttactcattttctaTAAGTCATTTCgggcatgtttttttttgaaatttttgcggtttcattttattttcagtaatttttcctTGTAAGtatttaaccaattttttcacttgaaatttttactttatttcacAGCTGAATTTCAATAGGtaatgttttcatatttttttcctttgctTTTTGAACTGTTTCCTTCgcaatattttcgaatttttatcaacttggtAGTTTGGAATGATTTTTGCACCATTTCTATATTTTAAAGAAACTTTCAATGTATCTGTATAACTTTAATTATAttttgcacttgaaaaaaaaaaaaaaaaaactgagcgttgctaatttttaaaaaagtgttccATACTGAAATTGaagcaactttttttcattattagtaatttttctgccaatttcgcaaattttaattaagtatattttttaaaattctatactGATTCTAtcgattgttttcatttttttgataacttcgtacaatttttcttcaattttatacagttttttaaaatatgtaatttatagaattttgataagacgattttttccatttttatgccttttgaaaaaattttcagttgattttaCCAGCTTCTTattgcttttttaaattttttaaatcgtgtttatggcaattttagaaACTTTCCGAtaatttctagcaattttttcccattctgtgcagttatttttttcatttttcctttttttgttccaatgatttttttggtctattttactcgtcactttttaaaaattttaaaccatttttaaaataatttttaaaaacttgtgaTTATTTTGTGCTGATTTTATGTAGTTTATTTTCCcattattcttgttttttcgacgatttttttttagttggttttatcaactttttcattactttttcttggtttttaaccgtttttgtggaaattttgaaaatgagatgagaatttttgtgaaattttttttcaatgttcaattttttaagactttttgggaaaataattacgaattttcatttgttgCTAAAATTCTAGGAATGCAGCTAAAACGTTacttgtttttgattttatttcaaatttaaaattacataaatgcTCTTGTgttgaattttacaaattttgtagtttctgtaattttgattttatgcaATTTACTCGTTTGTAGCGTACAAAATACAAATGTACATACAACCTAGGTATACTTGGTTGGATTGTTTTAAACACGTGGTAaatgggttaattgagtttcaCTCATCCGTACCCTATTTGACGTTCACATAGCTACATACTTAACGCTGAAGAAATAATTACAAACATTCGATGCTGCATACTAAATTTACTCCTTCAATTCTCGATATCGGCAAACCAATTTGCTCCGTGTAGGTTGAGTTGCAGCCTTATTAGGTGAATGAAATATTAACAGAACACTTTGTAATTGTACAAACATACAACAAGTGAGATTAGAAggggtgaaaaattatttcaatttgcgTATTCTGTTCGtgtaatatgtactcgtacgtacagatttattatttattattagggcaacccaaaatatgctctcattcaaggtaaaatattcaatatatattcgattttttgaggtgaaatattcgacaaaaatattcgattacccctaaaatattcgaaaatattcgaaatcaaatttggtatcgTTTCACTCGCCTTTACAAGCACATTACAAAAATGGCTACATCGTTCGGTTTTGTTTCCTAAATCACATGAACTATTCGCAATTtcgcaaaatggaacaaaattgttgaattaaaattctattttgatcgtcaaaaaaagaaaaaaaatctaagcttgatttaaaattcaatcttcatcatcatttcatcaatcatcaatatcatcatcattaaaaagaaccatttttttcatcttcaacattctatgaaaatgacgtttcctgtgttgcgattctcaaaatgcaaaaatttccaaaatattcaaaaatattcgattaattgcaaaatatgtggtaattttggacaaaaatattcaaatagcaatcaaatatgcgaaaatattcattttaaggcaaaatattcgaaaatattcgaaatgaagtaggtcttaaatgaaaggcaattttctgaaacgtaaaatgattttgttacatttgtaaacggagtgcaacaaaaaaagattcaaaaaaatatattgggttgccCTATTTATTATGATGATAATACATAGTTTCAATGATTATAATATCATTTAGTAGACTTCTTATCGTATCGATTCCGGCGTACTTTACCTGACTCAACTAACGTTGGAAAAACTATAGATAGCGTTGGTATGCGAGAATTAGTCAGCAATCGCTATACGAAGCGGAAAAAcgaggatttttaaaaaaaaatttcttccaacGTTACGTTCTATTAGTCGTGCATTTgtagcttttttaaaaacacgtcGCGTTGGTTTTTCTCGTTACAGGATTCGTTGCTGAATTCTTCGAGGATTAATCTAACGTCTTCGATTGGTAATCTGAGCAGGCATCCTCAAGAATTGACCATTTCTTTGGATGGTTCCAAGCAAGTAGATAGTTTTCCTAAAGATCTACCTACTCCGAGCTCTACGCCGACTACATCcaggtaaagaaaaaaaatatagattttaattcgaaattaCGTATACCTATTACAATATGTGTGAttgtttttgacgaattttattttgttacacAGGAAAATCAGAAGAAGATCTAATCTATTCATGACGTCGTCTAAAAAAGGCGAAGATAAGCTGAAAAACGGCGAACTGGGGAGCGGTAGAGCGATCCCCCTGAAGCAGGGATATCTTTACAAGAAGAGCAACAAAACGCTCAATAAAGACTGGAAAAAGAAATACGTCACATTATGCGATGATGGAAGACTCACCTATCATCCTAGTTTACACGTGAGTCATCgtgattttggtttttatttttacttttaatctGCGAGATTCTGTgtaatattgtgatttttaccaTTGTCAGTGTATGAGTGTATGAGCTAAGTTGGTATTTTTGTGATTAGAGGGGAAAAGAGGAAAGTTATTTTCCGAGTTTTATGATTGTGGCACGTTTAGATATGGAATAAAAACGATGACAATTCGTCGAGTTGAAGGAACTAATGAATAAGGAAAATATGATAGAAAAATGACTAACCGTGGAATGGATAGTAGTTTTATTggagttgaattaattttcctACGGTATTCTGGCtcaactttttataatttgaaaaggaATAAAGTtgcaaatattattttcaagaaggcaaaaaaaatgttatttttgtttgtCTGTACATAAttagaatttgatgaaagaaccttggaaaatttcaaacaactttttgtttcgaaaaaataatttatttcattttatcttttaggatggggggggggggggttgcaccACTTGAGAAATTAAGATAAGTAATTTCAGACAATCAAAAATGGTGCAAatggcccaaaaaaaattgatttacgtATTTGTatgttgcaaattttgaaattttaaactgcGAAGACAGTTGGATGTTCGAGTCGATGACCCGAAAGTCTTTTGACATCACTCTTCGACCTTTTTCGAATCTCCcctttcacatttttaaaaaaaatcaaaagctacCCACcgttggggtcatattatgtaTTCTCGCTTATTCTGTATTTCGGGCTTGTGTGTTGCTTTTTTcgtaaaaactgcaaaaaaatccaGCTTTTTCCTCtttaaatcaaactttgaaattttccatttattctctTCTTCTTGtagaatttagaaatttttttagttctttttaaaatgaataattttggacttccaaaaattttgacttcggagaaattttcacttatgatgaaaaatttagtcgTACCCAAAAAGtaatattgaaaaacaaatacgAAAATGTTTTATCTCATCCATTTCTTTTACTTCCAAtggatacctacctatcgaatTATAGGTTCTTGAAGATGCTGATTCCAATTATTTCATTATCTCACAGATCGAAAGTAACCTAGAAAGAATCTAATGAATTTTGCACCAtcaaaaacctacatttgtTGGAGCTTATTTTGTGGTTCGGGATCAgatgatcttcaaaaatgaattctacgCCCGTGAACCCCACATTTTGAACCAATGTAGTATTTTATGAACATTTCCTGTTTATTTGTACCTTCCCTTTTAGAGCTAATTTTGAGGTTTGGGGTCAAATGatctttcaaaatgaataaattttccacatttacatagttttttttttttttaattctcaattttgtaagtgttttttttgaagCTCATTTTGGAGTTTGGGATCAATTAAAAAcccacattttgatttttgatgcccatattgtatttttttttaaatatttggtTTTGTACCTCCTCTTTGGAGCTGATTTTATGGTTTAAAAACTGTCTTCGTAGTTCGTAAATTAAATCTACGCGATTGAGATCCCACTTTTTGAACCgaaatagcattttttgaaaattcttggttcatgtaggtatattttcttcCTTCTTTTTCGGGCTAATTTTGGGGTTTTGGGTCaaatgatcttcaaaaatgaattttgcgcCCTCAGAAACCCACATTTTGATgatctaaaaaaatgattatactAGGTACACTTTATTTGAACTCGTTTAGTCAAAATTTAATCTCACCTGCGCCCTCTCCCCGAAAAGctcataatcaaatttttttatttctttaaaacTATAATTCGGATATTACGTATAATGATGAACTTTGTTATGAATAATTTGTTGTTTAAAATTTAGTGATTTACTTTCACTTTTACTCTCTTTTTCTAAAGAATgcataaaaattctttttttttggtaagttctaaaagacaatttttgagaaaatttttggtgttttttctctcttgctctctatttttttgaatttgccaAAATGGCCTACTGGAGTAAAATCGAAGTTTATTCCAAttcgggaaaatattttggaacccactgttttggaatttttatgaacatttttggatttaaaaaatatattcaaaattttggtaattttggactTTTGACTTGTaaatttggaggaaaaaacGGGAAATCAACATCCTGATCGATCTTCTGCTTGAAGGCATTTTTTCTTAGTGTCTAGCTCAAAAACCAACACTGAAAGTGATAAACTACTTTTCTCATTGAGATTTCTAAatttaaagttgtaaaaattgatttttttttgaaaaaaaaatgaaataatttttttctgaggcattcaaaaaatcctgcaaaaaaaaGCTGAGCTTGATGAGGCAGTTGCGATTCAAGAATAAAAAGTGTCATTCTTAtctcaaaaattctttgaaaaaaaaaagggtagggaatctgaaaaacattttcaaacgaTAAGAGTACAAATTccaaatcttgaaaatatattGCTTTAAAGAAAGGAGAATCGtgcattttaatttgaaaatttaattgaacACTCTGTCGTGGAAAAGTAGAGAGAAGTGCATATTAAAACtgaagaaattatgaaaatcctATTTTGAGTTTGGAAAATAGAAGGCTTTGCGTGTCTTTTCTGTCGCCATGAGAAAGTTTCCATTGTTTTTTCATCGGTATAATAATTTTCTGTCGATTCGCTCCGTCCTTCCCTCCTATTCATATGATCTTTTCGTTTCATATTCTGATGTAGTTTCAGTCGAGCTATAAATTTCATATATTCTGTTCCAGGATTACATGGAAGAAGTCCACGGTAAAGAAATCTCGTTACAATACGTAACGGTGAAAATCCCAGGTCAAAAGCCACGTGGTTCAAAAACCGTAAACACTTCTTCTATAAACGACTCATTCGTTAATTTTAGCATTTCAAGTACGTTGGTTATACGAGAAGACGATAAAAAGAAAATAGATGAAAGTATCTTCTATCGTGCCTTTATACGAGTAAtaaactgtgatttttttttctttttactttttttcgtcTAGATTCTCAGTATAAAGAAAAACGATGTTCCGATAAAGTATTCTTAACGGCGTACGAAGTATTAAAGGAACCCAACTCAAAGGTGACCGGTGTAAGGTAAGTTGGGATAAAATTAGCCGCAGTCAAATGGCTAAAACGTGTTCGACGTTAGGTCAATTATTATATCTGTACGCGATGACATTTTGGCCGTCGagtaaaatgtcaaaatgacgTAAACGTTGCCTGGTGGTGtttcataaaattgatttttttttgttggtctATTTACAGCGAAGATTCGGTCATGATTATGTCTAATAATTCGTTGACATTTACAAATGGATACTCGGAGGGTAAAGCAGAAACACCTCATGTTAAAAAACGTCACCGAAGATTGAAAAGCGCCAATGTTAAGAATCAAGATAACGAaggtataataataattattatgagagtttgaaaaatgagaaacgATGTACTAAAATGTGTCTCGTTATTTTTCGGGAATGATCGTTGAcaataatgtgtttttttttttgctttttttcgcaTTAGATTATGACGGTTACGAGTTCCTAATTGTATCTTTGGATAATAAACAATGGAAATTCGAAGCTTCCAGCATCGAAGAAAGAAACGAATGGGTTGCCGCTATCGAACAACAAATTCTAGCCTCGTTACAAGTAAGAAGATACGAAATACGATGGTAATTTGAGAAGCCTTTTGGAGATAATTATGCTAACGAGAGTGATATCGATGTTTTACAGGGTAACGAAAGTAATAAAGGCAAATCACGTTTGAATTCGTCGCTCGAAGCTGCGACTATTTTATCAATCAGAACATGCGTTCCTGGTAATTCCGCTTGCGTCGACTGCAATGCTCCGAGTATGTGTGGATTTCTGGTTGAATCATCTTTCGTTATAATATTTCTAATGAATTGGGATTAAaatggtgtgtttttttctgtttttaaataGATCCTGATTGGGCTAGTTTGAATATCGGAGTTTTGATGTGCATCGAGTGCTCGGGTATTCACAGAAATCTCGGGTCTCATATATCGAAAGTTCGATCGTTAGATTTAGACGAATGGCCGTAAGTAAAGCTGAGAATCTTTTGCTAgggtttttcattgaaaacgaaaaaaaaaattgtgtatttaCCTACGTGTTTTCATTTGTTATTTTCTAGACCGGGACATTTAAGCGTTATGCTATCGATTGGGAATTCGCTGGCGAATTCAGTGTGGGAAGCTGGTGCTTCGAGTCGTGAGAAACCTTCGTCGAAATCGAAACGCGAACAGAAAGAACAATGGATCAAAAGTAAATACGAAACCAAAGAATTTTTACCATCGGTGCCGAATTCTTCTTCGATTACTCAGCAGTTGGCTGAGGCAATATTAAGGTTAGTATTGATcaactgttggaaaaaaaaaaaaaattagatgaactGTAGAGAGTTGAGACTCATTTGAATGAACCATACTTACTTGTTGAAAATCATTatctaaaaagtgaaaacaatttgaaaatttaaaattcaatttgtatGAAAACAGCTTTCATTCTTTTGCATTtcaactttatcaatttttgatcatttcctTCAACGTATTTTAAAATCACTTAAGAGCCTTCTGGTGGGCAATTGAGCATTCTGCTTGAAAATCGTACTGAGCCAATCAAACGCtgtagaaatttcaatctttttttcaaatttgtttttggaAGAAATATTAACCTAGTTCtgttgaattattcaatttttccatttatttttcattgaattttttaaaatctcatttttagcaatttatagttccaaaaaatatcattttcctttttttctaatttgttttTGGAAGAAATATTAACCTAGTtctgttgaattattttcaaagtttaaatttagtttaaatgaaatttttcaaattttccatttatttttcattaaatttttcaattttttaaaatctcatttttaggaatttataatttcaaaaaatattattttcctttttttctaatttgttttttggaaaaatttgttgaataattttcaaactttgaaaagaCATACAATTTTCCCattcaagtatttttcattgagatcttcttcttttttcactatttttctcgtttattttcaagcaatttttttgttccaaaaaataccattttccttttcttttcaaattggttttttgaaaaaatgtgatttttgttgaattatttttcaaacttgttgatttttttgtataattatattttccattgatttctttttcgattttttttgtttttctcgtcagttttttatcttttcaaacttgttgatttttttgtataattataTTTCCattgatttctttttcgattttttttgtttttctcgtcaattttttatcaacttttgttttgaaaaaaaatgtatacacgtattgtataaatttttgttttttcaagtgtgttgaaaaattacctccaacatttgaaaaatctttcgtaatttataaaaatttcagaaaaaatgcttcattttttaaaaattttgataaaatgcgtttaggtatatttttttcaattttttgaattgttttcatttttttatgactttttttgaaacattatcaattatcatttttaaaaatattttttgcagttctaggaaatgttgaaaaattatttcacctttttaaaatttttttgaaattagcattTCAAGTAACTTCgcaatttttcgttattttttctctcattttttaatttcaagttttacgttttgcatttttttttcagtgtgaaaatgtttcacttttttactTTAATAATGTACAGAATGTCCttgtagtcaatttttcaatttttttac contains:
- the CenG1A gene encoding centaurin-gamma-1A isoform X1, which codes for MMNTKSNIQTYINNSVAIRQEIQRFESVHPSIYAIYDLIELIPDAIVAQQIRDHVVCIEDSFVNSQEWTLSRSVPDLRVGIVGSLSSGKSALVHRYLTGSYMQEESPEGGRFKKEVVIDGQSHLLLIRDEGGLPELQFTSWVDAVIFVFSLENEASFNSIYSYYAELSHYRNTADKDIPIILVGTQDAITETNPRVIDDARARKLATDLKRCTYYETCATYGLNVERVFQDACQKIIQQRLTSSVYSSASDSRPATPGTPSTASSMSLNHFNSMKHLASPSPSPCSNLIIPTTPYGVYTSPNSPNHLPYSMPCKDSLLNSSRINLTSSIGNLSRHPQELTISLDGSKQVDSFPKDLPTPSSTPTTSRKIRRRSNLFMTSSKKGEDKLKNGELGSGRAIPLKQGYLYKKSNKTLNKDWKKKYVTLCDDGRLTYHPSLHDYMEEVHGKEISLQYVTVKIPGQKPRGSKTVNTSSINDSFVNFSISNSQYKEKRCSDKVFLTAYEVLKEPNSKVTGVSEDSVMIMSNNSLTFTNGYSEGKAETPHVKKRHRRLKSANVKNQDNEDYDGYEFLIVSLDNKQWKFEASSIEERNEWVAAIEQQILASLQGNESNKGKSRLNSSLEAATILSIRTCVPGNSACVDCNAPNPDWASLNIGVLMCIECSGIHRNLGSHISKVRSLDLDEWPPGHLSVMLSIGNSLANSVWEAGASSREKPSSKSKREQKEQWIKSKYETKEFLPSVPNSSSITQQLAEAILRNDMRMVVLLLAHATVDDINAPINSRDLRRPLHVACSVACLPIAQLLLWHNADVKIVDHEGRTCLSYVHNAKPQSDSNGASVAILKDLLINSGCPDSNNFNGKSNNCAGTLSRQKNHVPPLDKLPSSVI
- the CenG1A gene encoding centaurin-gamma-1A isoform X2; protein product: MSAKVKDETKWAVPDTPSGRSESLSRVRGTADSFLRTLKRHSLRVRRSRSLAVAEKRKSDSFVNSQEWTLSRSVPDLRVGIVGSLSSGKSALVHRYLTGSYMQEESPEGGRFKKEVVIDGQSHLLLIRDEGGLPELQFTSWVDAVIFVFSLENEASFNSIYSYYAELSHYRNTADKDIPIILVGTQDAITETNPRVIDDARARKLATDLKRCTYYETCATYGLNVERVFQDACQKIIQQRLTSSVYSSASDSRPATPGTPSTASSMSLNHFNSMKHLASPSPSPCSNLIIPTTPYGVYTSPNSPNHLPYSMPCKDSLLNSSRINLTSSIGNLSRHPQELTISLDGSKQVDSFPKDLPTPSSTPTTSRKIRRRSNLFMTSSKKGEDKLKNGELGSGRAIPLKQGYLYKKSNKTLNKDWKKKYVTLCDDGRLTYHPSLHDYMEEVHGKEISLQYVTVKIPGQKPRGSKTVNTSSINDSFVNFSISNSQYKEKRCSDKVFLTAYEVLKEPNSKVTGVSEDSVMIMSNNSLTFTNGYSEGKAETPHVKKRHRRLKSANVKNQDNEDYDGYEFLIVSLDNKQWKFEASSIEERNEWVAAIEQQILASLQGNESNKGKSRLNSSLEAATILSIRTCVPGNSACVDCNAPNPDWASLNIGVLMCIECSGIHRNLGSHISKVRSLDLDEWPPGHLSVMLSIGNSLANSVWEAGASSREKPSSKSKREQKEQWIKSKYETKEFLPSVPNSSSITQQLAEAILRNDMRMVVLLLAHATVDDINAPINSRDLRRPLHVACSVACLPIAQLLLWHNADVKIVDHEGRTCLSYVHNAKPQSDSNGASVAILKDLLINSGCPDSNNFNGKSNNCAGTLSRQKNHVPPLDKLPSSVI